In Planctomicrobium piriforme, a single genomic region encodes these proteins:
- a CDS encoding DUF3611 family protein — protein sequence MSADHSQKIAKSFSRLGWIGLWIQAVLAILPVAMLLYVLFGMTTGSRETLGFIDYVAFLGLALLGFTALWSYRYTRLGRRIADPARRPAWTSVIKTLWVGLWAGSAGIVISICLLVFEVTRLLILVLKAPQGGVPVMRTEIDSRTYWISAIDIVTLLAELCTLVGELLVVGLTLWLLFQVTRYSVGFDQSPLSGDAKSKS from the coding sequence ATGAGTGCGGACCATAGTCAGAAGATCGCGAAGAGCTTTTCCCGGCTGGGATGGATAGGGCTCTGGATACAAGCAGTGCTGGCCATCTTGCCCGTCGCGATGCTGCTGTATGTCCTCTTCGGGATGACGACAGGCTCTCGCGAGACACTTGGTTTTATCGATTATGTGGCGTTCCTGGGGCTCGCGCTGCTCGGATTTACCGCCCTGTGGTCTTACCGCTACACGCGTCTTGGACGCCGCATCGCCGATCCGGCCCGTCGCCCCGCCTGGACCTCGGTCATCAAGACGCTGTGGGTTGGACTCTGGGCCGGTTCGGCAGGCATCGTGATTTCCATCTGCCTGCTGGTCTTCGAAGTGACGCGGCTTTTGATTCTGGTACTCAAGGCTCCACAGGGGGGCGTGCCGGTCATGCGGACAGAGATCGACAGCCGGACCTACTGGATTTCCGCCATCGACATCGTGACCCTGCTTGCCGAACTCTGCACGCTCGTGGGCGAACTGCTGGTCGTGGGATTAACGCTCTGGCTGCTGTTTCAGGTCACACGCTACAGCGTCGGTTT
- a CDS encoding DUF502 domain-containing protein: MTVQQADDAGSRSQRIGVTFLTGVIGILPLALTFLVLAWVVKFFHDLVGPGSPFGNVLVSIGMSVAACETTAYLIGVVGVLLAVYGLGVLTENGAGIGWRRTMDQAICRVPAIGTVYDASKHVTSMFERKPESFQSMTPVMCFFGDGLGVGTPALMPTSELVHFGGHAYHVVILPTAPVPFGGALVCIRQEWVKPAECTLEELIGIYVSMGVTAPRCMNKTSRADEVTRSTPLTTG; encoded by the coding sequence ATGACCGTGCAACAAGCGGACGATGCTGGCAGCCGCTCCCAGCGGATCGGCGTCACTTTTCTGACCGGCGTCATCGGGATCCTGCCGCTCGCGCTGACGTTCCTCGTCCTGGCCTGGGTGGTGAAGTTTTTTCACGATCTGGTCGGACCAGGCAGCCCCTTCGGCAACGTCCTGGTGTCGATCGGGATGTCAGTTGCGGCCTGTGAAACGACTGCATATTTGATTGGCGTCGTCGGCGTCTTGCTTGCGGTCTACGGGCTGGGAGTGCTCACCGAGAACGGCGCCGGCATCGGCTGGCGGCGGACAATGGATCAGGCCATCTGCCGCGTGCCTGCCATCGGGACGGTGTACGATGCGTCGAAGCATGTCACCAGCATGTTCGAGCGCAAGCCCGAGTCGTTCCAGTCGATGACCCCCGTGATGTGCTTCTTCGGCGATGGCCTGGGAGTGGGAACGCCGGCATTGATGCCGACGTCAGAGCTCGTCCATTTCGGCGGCCACGCGTATCACGTCGTCATCCTGCCGACCGCGCCGGTCCCCTTTGGAGGGGCGCTCGTCTGTATCCGGCAGGAATGGGTCAAGCCGGCCGAGTGTACCTTGGAAGAATTGATTGGCATCTACGTTTCGATGGGCGTCACGGCGCCGCGCTGCATGAATAAGACGAGTCGTGCAGACGAAGTCACTCGATCGACTCCGCTGACAACAGGCTGA